A stretch of Anaeromyxobacter dehalogenans 2CP-1 DNA encodes these proteins:
- a CDS encoding vitamin B12-dependent ribonucleotide reductase produces the protein MMEREVTGHRPRASKSAKKVVKKGLSVERYFTTPGVDPAEELAWETRTAAITGEGGATIFEQKDVEVPKSWSLLATNVVASKYFRGQLGTPARERSVRQLVSRVVETIGAWGRKDGYFASEGDAVAFEAELAHLIYRQKMSFNSPVWFNVGVEEHPQCSACFINAVGDSMDSILKLAHTEGMLFKYGSGTGSNLSKIRSSKERLSGGGEASGPVSFMRGFDAFAGVIKSGGKTRRAAKMVILDVDHPDVVEFVNCKADEEKKAWALIEAGYDGGFNVRGGAYDSVFFQNANHSVRVTDAFMRAVLEDREWKLTARTDGQALETIRARDLMRQITEAAWLCGDPGMQFDTTINAWHPCPNTDRINASNPCSEYMFLDDSACNLASLNLMHFRSIEGGFDVESFKRAVDLTILAQEILVSNAKYPTPAIGKNSEEYRPLGLGYANLGALLMASGLPYDSDAGRACAAAITSLMTGEAYAMSARIAERMGPFAGYEKNRDPFLAVIRKHAQHVDLVDPTLVEAGLLAAARDAWGDALRQGMESGYRNGQVTVLAPTGTIGFMMDCDTTGIEPDIALVKYKKLVGGGMLKIVNNTVPLALQRLGYSSEEITSVLQFIDEVETIEGAPGLRPEHAAVFDCAFKARNGTRSIHYMGHIRMMGAVQPFLSGAISKTVNMPTSATPQDIENAYLESWKLGLKAVAIYRDGCKRSQPLNTGKEQEEKKDAVEPRLARRRLPDERRSITHKFSIGGHEGYMTVGMYDDGAPGEVFITMAKEGSVVSGLMDSFATGISMALQYGVPLKVLCDKFSHTRYEPSGFTGNPDIPIAKSVTDYIFRWLALKFLPSEEGSVVSPPPLMTPGQAPARHGSSEQTVVVKSLPATNGAMNGANGVNGVNGAHVTDTDAPPCPTCGSITVRNGACYKCVNCGSTTGCS, from the coding sequence ATGATGGAGCGCGAAGTGACGGGTCACAGGCCGCGGGCGTCCAAGTCCGCGAAGAAGGTCGTGAAGAAGGGTCTCTCGGTGGAGCGGTACTTCACCACCCCGGGCGTCGATCCGGCCGAGGAGCTCGCGTGGGAGACGCGGACCGCCGCGATCACCGGCGAGGGCGGCGCGACCATCTTCGAGCAGAAGGACGTGGAGGTCCCGAAGAGCTGGTCCCTCCTCGCGACGAACGTGGTCGCCTCCAAGTACTTCCGGGGCCAGCTCGGGACGCCGGCGCGCGAGCGCTCGGTCCGCCAGCTGGTGTCGCGCGTCGTCGAGACCATCGGCGCCTGGGGCCGCAAGGACGGCTACTTCGCGAGCGAGGGCGACGCGGTCGCGTTCGAGGCCGAGCTCGCGCACCTCATCTACCGGCAGAAGATGAGCTTCAACTCGCCGGTCTGGTTCAACGTCGGCGTGGAGGAGCACCCGCAGTGCTCCGCCTGCTTCATCAACGCCGTCGGCGACTCGATGGACTCGATCCTGAAGCTCGCCCACACCGAGGGCATGCTCTTCAAGTACGGGTCCGGCACCGGCTCCAACCTGTCCAAGATCCGCTCCTCCAAGGAGCGGCTGTCCGGCGGCGGCGAGGCGTCCGGCCCGGTCTCGTTCATGCGCGGCTTCGACGCGTTCGCCGGCGTCATCAAGTCGGGCGGCAAGACCCGCCGCGCCGCCAAGATGGTGATCCTCGACGTCGATCACCCGGACGTGGTCGAGTTCGTGAACTGCAAGGCCGACGAGGAGAAGAAGGCCTGGGCGCTCATCGAGGCCGGCTACGACGGCGGCTTCAACGTGCGCGGCGGCGCCTACGACTCGGTCTTCTTCCAGAACGCCAACCACTCGGTCCGCGTCACCGACGCGTTCATGCGCGCGGTGCTCGAGGATCGCGAGTGGAAGCTCACCGCCCGCACCGACGGGCAGGCGCTCGAGACGATCCGCGCCCGCGACCTGATGCGCCAGATCACCGAGGCCGCCTGGCTGTGCGGCGATCCGGGCATGCAGTTCGACACCACCATCAACGCCTGGCACCCCTGCCCGAACACGGACCGCATCAACGCGTCCAACCCGTGCTCGGAGTACATGTTCCTCGACGACTCGGCCTGCAACCTGGCGTCGCTGAACCTGATGCACTTCCGCTCGATCGAGGGCGGCTTCGACGTCGAGTCGTTCAAGCGGGCGGTGGACCTCACCATCCTGGCGCAGGAGATCCTGGTCTCGAACGCCAAGTACCCCACCCCGGCCATCGGCAAGAACAGCGAGGAGTACCGGCCGCTCGGGCTCGGCTACGCGAACCTGGGCGCGCTCCTCATGGCGAGCGGCCTGCCCTACGACTCCGACGCGGGCCGGGCCTGCGCCGCGGCCATCACCTCGCTCATGACCGGCGAGGCGTACGCGATGAGCGCGCGCATCGCGGAGCGCATGGGCCCGTTCGCCGGGTACGAGAAGAACCGCGACCCGTTCCTCGCCGTGATCCGCAAGCACGCGCAGCACGTCGACCTCGTCGACCCGACGCTGGTCGAGGCCGGCCTGCTCGCGGCCGCGCGCGACGCATGGGGCGACGCGCTCCGGCAGGGCATGGAGAGCGGCTACCGCAACGGCCAGGTGACCGTGCTCGCGCCCACCGGCACCATCGGCTTCATGATGGACTGCGACACCACCGGCATCGAGCCGGACATCGCGCTCGTGAAGTACAAGAAGCTGGTGGGCGGCGGCATGCTGAAGATCGTGAACAACACGGTCCCGCTCGCGCTGCAGCGGCTCGGCTACTCGTCCGAGGAGATCACCTCGGTCCTGCAGTTCATCGACGAGGTGGAGACCATCGAGGGCGCCCCCGGGCTCCGCCCCGAGCACGCGGCGGTGTTCGACTGCGCGTTCAAGGCGCGCAACGGCACCCGCTCCATCCACTACATGGGCCACATCCGCATGATGGGCGCGGTCCAGCCGTTCCTGTCCGGCGCGATCTCGAAGACGGTCAACATGCCGACGTCCGCGACGCCGCAGGACATCGAGAACGCGTACCTCGAGTCCTGGAAGCTCGGGCTGAAGGCCGTCGCCATCTACCGCGACGGCTGCAAGCGGAGCCAGCCGCTCAACACCGGCAAGGAGCAGGAGGAGAAGAAGGACGCGGTGGAGCCGCGCCTGGCCCGCCGGCGCCTGCCGGACGAGCGCCGCTCGATCACGCACAAGTTCTCGATCGGCGGCCACGAGGGCTACATGACCGTCGGCATGTACGACGACGGGGCGCCCGGCGAGGTGTTCATCACCATGGCGAAGGAGGGCTCGGTGGTCTCGGGCCTGATGGACAGCTTCGCCACCGGCATCTCGATGGCGCTGCAGTACGGCGTGCCGCTGAAGGTGCTCTGCGACAAGTTCAGCCACACGCGGTACGAGCCGTCCGGCTTCACCGGCAACCCGGACATCCCGATCGCGAAGTCGGTCACCGATTACATCTTCCGCTGGCTGGCGCTGAAGTTCCTGCCCAGCGAGGAGGGCTCGGTGGTGTCGCCGCCGCCGCTGATGACGCCCGGCCAGGCGCCGGCGCGCCACGGCTCGTCGGAGCAGACCGTGGTGGTGAAGTCGCTGCCCGCGACGAACGGCGCGATGAACGGGGCGAACGGCGTGAACGGCGTGAACGGGGCCCACGTCACCGACACCGACGCCCCGCCCTGCCCGACCTGCGGGTCGATCACGGTGCGGAACGGCGCCTGCTACAAGTGCGTGAACTGCGGCTCGACCACGGGCTGCAGCTAG
- the lepA gene encoding translation elongation factor 4, with protein sequence MAEKNSHIRNFSIIAHIDHGKSTLADRLLEHTGTVTKREAQAQFLDNMELERERGITIKAQTVRMKYRAQDGRDYELNLIDTPGHVDFAYEVSRSMAACEGAILVVDATQGVEAQTLANVYQALDHDLEIVPVINKIDLPSADVEGVRQEIEEVIGLDAKDAVPASAKEGIGIGEILEQIVHRVPAPEGDPDAPLKAIVFDSWYDSYRGVVMLVRVFEGTVRPKQKIRLWSNRKEFEVQELGVFAPFAKAVVELQAGEVGVVVANVKDVHDAKVGDTITDATRPTEEPFPGFKVVKPMVFSGVFPIEAADYEQLRDALEKLSLNDSAFTYEPETSQALGFGFRCGYLGLLHMEIVQERLEREYQLALITTAPSVVYRVTDTSGAVEEIDNPAKLPPVQKIAKLEEPHLTCHIHARTEDVGAILKLCQERRGLQRDLKYLGTKRVQITYDIPLAEVVFDFFDKLKSVSRGYASLDYELKGYEEADLVKLDILINGEPVDALSVIVHRERAYQRGRDLCQRLREVIPKQMYEVAIQAAIGAKVIARETVKAFRKNVLAKCYGGDISRKRKLLEKQKEGKKRMKQVGSVEIPQEAFLAVLKVEE encoded by the coding sequence ATGGCCGAAAAGAACTCACACATCCGCAACTTCTCCATCATCGCCCACATCGATCACGGGAAGTCCACGCTCGCCGATCGCCTCCTCGAGCACACCGGGACCGTGACCAAGCGCGAGGCCCAGGCCCAGTTCCTCGACAACATGGAGCTGGAGCGGGAGCGCGGGATCACGATCAAGGCCCAGACCGTCCGCATGAAGTACCGGGCGCAGGACGGCCGCGACTACGAGCTGAACCTGATCGACACCCCCGGGCACGTGGACTTCGCGTACGAGGTCTCGCGGTCCATGGCGGCCTGCGAGGGCGCCATCCTGGTGGTGGACGCGACGCAGGGCGTGGAGGCGCAGACGCTCGCGAACGTCTACCAGGCGCTCGACCACGACCTGGAGATCGTCCCGGTCATCAACAAGATCGACCTCCCGTCGGCGGACGTCGAGGGGGTCCGCCAGGAGATCGAGGAGGTCATCGGCCTCGACGCCAAGGACGCGGTGCCCGCCTCCGCCAAGGAGGGGATCGGCATCGGCGAGATCCTCGAGCAGATCGTGCACCGGGTGCCGGCGCCGGAGGGCGATCCCGACGCGCCGCTGAAGGCGATCGTGTTCGACTCCTGGTACGACTCGTACCGCGGCGTGGTCATGCTGGTGCGGGTGTTCGAGGGCACCGTCCGCCCGAAGCAGAAGATCCGGCTCTGGTCGAACCGCAAGGAGTTCGAGGTCCAGGAGCTGGGCGTCTTCGCGCCGTTCGCGAAGGCGGTCGTCGAGCTGCAGGCGGGCGAGGTGGGCGTCGTCGTGGCGAACGTGAAGGACGTCCACGACGCCAAGGTGGGCGACACCATCACGGACGCGACCCGGCCCACCGAGGAGCCGTTCCCCGGCTTCAAGGTCGTGAAGCCGATGGTGTTCTCCGGCGTCTTCCCCATCGAGGCGGCGGACTACGAGCAGCTCCGTGACGCGCTGGAGAAGCTCTCGCTCAACGACTCGGCCTTCACCTACGAGCCGGAGACGTCGCAGGCGCTCGGCTTCGGGTTCCGCTGCGGCTACCTCGGCCTGCTGCACATGGAGATCGTGCAGGAGCGGCTGGAGCGCGAGTACCAGCTCGCGCTCATCACCACCGCGCCGTCGGTGGTGTACCGGGTGACCGACACCTCCGGCGCGGTGGAGGAGATCGACAATCCCGCCAAGCTCCCGCCGGTCCAGAAGATCGCGAAGCTGGAGGAGCCGCACCTCACCTGCCACATCCACGCCCGCACCGAGGACGTGGGCGCCATCCTGAAGCTGTGCCAGGAGCGGCGCGGCCTGCAGCGCGACCTCAAGTACCTCGGCACCAAGCGCGTCCAGATCACCTACGACATCCCGCTCGCCGAGGTGGTGTTCGACTTCTTCGACAAGCTGAAGAGCGTGTCGCGCGGCTACGCCTCGCTCGACTACGAGCTGAAGGGCTACGAGGAGGCGGACCTCGTCAAGCTCGACATCCTCATCAACGGCGAGCCGGTCGACGCGCTCTCCGTGATCGTCCACCGCGAGCGCGCGTACCAGCGCGGGCGTGACCTCTGCCAGCGGCTGCGCGAGGTGATCCCGAAGCAGATGTACGAGGTGGCCATACAGGCGGCCATCGGCGCCAAGGTGATCGCGCGTGAGACCGTGAAGGCGTTCCGCAAGAACGTCCTCGCGAAGTGCTACGGTGGCGACATCTCGCGCAAGCGCAAGCTGCTCGAGAAGCAGAAGGAGGGCAAGAAGCGCATGAAGCAGGTGGGCTCGGTGGAGATCCCGCAGGAGGCGTTCCTCGCGGTCCTGAAGGTGGAGGAGTAG
- a CDS encoding Y-family DNA polymerase, whose translation MPREPVAPRVVALQLPDLPLQRVLRGRERAARGLAALVAVLEEGRVVCCTPAARAAGVRPGQSAAEALAACGRLETVVRDAAADLAALRALAEVLLGIAPAVEVAAPDALLLDAGAARLLAAGPGTGAASAAFGPGEERLARRAVQAAVDMGYAARAVVATGRGPATALARHGRFDGAVHGVAPGGAAAAAALAGLPLAALGLAPAVAGRLAAVGVGDAGALARLPEGTLAHRFGPEGVRAARLARGEDVSPLVPHVPETLPQESLELEAPAESAEPLLFGLKRLADRVAARLAGRGLGATRLRLVLALDPRGEERIQVPLSQPSASAARWLVPVKEHLFALRLPGAVTALRLVAAEVAPVAAEQLAFGDRPEAVAALEGVLARLAVRLGDGALFAAEPVARYRPEGAYRPVPFRPRAPSGPGRAPARPPAGPGRAAPSAGAEARGAGQDGEAAFRPTRLLAAPEQVVAEGEGGRLTALRVGGRDRAVLALEGPERLRGEWWAGGFDRDYYRVRLDGLGDCWVYRDGADGRLWLHGFFD comes from the coding sequence ATGCCGCGTGAGCCGGTCGCCCCGCGGGTGGTGGCGCTGCAGCTCCCCGATCTCCCGCTCCAGCGCGTCCTGCGCGGGCGCGAGCGCGCCGCCCGCGGGCTCGCGGCGCTCGTCGCAGTCCTCGAGGAAGGGCGGGTGGTGTGCTGTACCCCGGCCGCACGCGCCGCCGGCGTGCGTCCCGGCCAGTCCGCGGCCGAGGCGCTCGCCGCCTGCGGACGGCTCGAGACGGTGGTGCGGGATGCCGCCGCGGACCTCGCCGCGCTGCGCGCGCTCGCCGAGGTCCTGCTCGGGATCGCCCCCGCCGTCGAGGTGGCGGCGCCCGACGCGCTGCTGCTGGATGCGGGCGCCGCGCGCCTGCTCGCGGCCGGCCCCGGCACGGGCGCAGCGTCGGCGGCGTTCGGGCCGGGCGAGGAGCGGCTGGCGCGCCGGGCGGTGCAGGCCGCCGTGGACATGGGCTACGCCGCGCGCGCCGTGGTGGCGACCGGGCGAGGGCCGGCGACGGCCCTGGCGCGGCACGGGCGCTTCGACGGCGCGGTCCACGGGGTCGCGCCCGGGGGCGCCGCGGCGGCGGCCGCGCTGGCGGGCCTCCCGCTCGCGGCGCTCGGGCTGGCGCCGGCGGTCGCCGGCCGGCTGGCGGCGGTGGGGGTGGGGGACGCGGGCGCGCTGGCGCGGCTGCCGGAGGGCACGCTCGCGCACCGGTTCGGGCCGGAGGGCGTGCGCGCGGCGCGGCTGGCCCGCGGCGAGGACGTGTCGCCGCTCGTGCCGCACGTGCCGGAGACGCTCCCCCAGGAGTCGCTGGAGCTGGAGGCGCCGGCGGAGAGCGCCGAGCCGCTGCTGTTCGGGCTGAAGCGGCTCGCGGATCGGGTGGCGGCGCGGCTGGCCGGGCGTGGGCTCGGGGCGACCCGCCTGCGCCTCGTGCTCGCGCTCGACCCGCGCGGCGAAGAGCGGATCCAGGTGCCGCTCTCGCAGCCCAGCGCGTCTGCGGCGCGCTGGCTCGTCCCGGTGAAGGAGCACCTGTTCGCGCTCCGGCTGCCCGGCGCCGTGACGGCGCTGCGGCTCGTGGCCGCCGAGGTGGCGCCGGTGGCCGCCGAGCAGCTCGCGTTCGGCGACCGGCCGGAGGCGGTCGCCGCGCTGGAGGGCGTGCTGGCGCGCCTCGCGGTGCGGCTCGGGGACGGCGCGCTGTTCGCGGCCGAGCCGGTGGCGCGCTACCGCCCGGAGGGCGCCTACCGGCCGGTGCCGTTCCGGCCCAGGGCGCCGAGCGGCCCCGGTCGCGCGCCCGCTCGCCCTCCGGCGGGCCCGGGGCGGGCGGCGCCGTCCGCAGGCGCGGAGGCGCGCGGGGCTGGGCAGGACGGCGAGGCCGCGTTCCGGCCCACCCGGCTGCTCGCCGCGCCGGAGCAGGTGGTCGCCGAGGGCGAGGGCGGCCGGCTCACCGCGCTGCGGGTGGGTGGGCGCGACCGCGCGGTGCTCGCGCTGGAGGGCCCGGAGCGGCTCCGCGGCGAGTGGTGGGCCGGCGGGTTCGACCGCGACTACTACCGCGTCCGGCTGGACGGGCTCGGCGACTGCTGGGTGTACCGCGACGGCGCCGACGGGCGGCTGTGGCTGCACGGGTTCTTCGACTGA
- a CDS encoding error-prone DNA polymerase — protein sequence MSHAPRYAELRCKSCFSFLEGASHPEELVGRAAELGLSALALADVNGLYGIVRAHAEAKRQGLPLIVGAELVVAGLAPGRPARLVLLAQDREGYAGLCRLVTRAHCGEGWTGAPERRERDAVAVPFEAVAAGARGLFALYPGADGDAVARLKDAFGRRAALAVTRHRVAGEEARVLAARSAGRRLGVPVAVTNDVHTHARARQVLQDVLTCVRHGTTVDRAGRRLFPNAERTLKGPEELARLWSDFPEGLAAAADIADQCRFRMEEIRGEHPLPPVVVERGALAGGVEVATSSPAQAAREGARTATPSLSLRASLPAERPAAPEPEGPAASAPEGPASSEPGEPGLAGAGGGTGAAAGTDRDGALAGMSLLRELVREGARWRYGGEPPEDVARQLARELDLVESLGYASYFLTVWDVVRFARSRGILCQGRGSAANSAVCYVLGITSIDPVRMGLLFERFISAERGEPPDIDVDFEHERREEVLQYVYQRYGRDRAGMVCEVITYRGKSALRDVGKALGLSLGQVDRLAKLIGTYEDLGQVGPELLAQAGLDAADSERVRMTLALARELQGFPRHLSIHVGGFVITRRPLCETVPIEPAAMPGRTIVQWDKDDLSELDLLKVDLLGLGMLTALSRALALLARHRPAPASPTAVPHPDALATIPAEDPEVYEMLGRADSIGVFQVESRAQMSLAPRLRPRNFYDLVISVAIIRPGPIQGGMIHPYLRRRDGKEQVRYPYAPLEPVLARTLGVPLFQEQAMRLAVIAAGFTPGEADELRRVMTHRRSHEKLAAMKARLVAGMAERGISGADAEEIFKQLLGFAGYGFPESHAASFALLVYASAWLKRYHPAAFACALLNSQPMGFYAPHTLVEDAKRHGVEVRGVDVGCSGWESSLEGAAPGRPAAPGETAVLRVGLHAVRGLPRAVGEAILEARAAGPFGSVAELVRRARLSRAWLVRLAEAGALGALAPDRRDAVWRSLAVEADGGDLFAGLAPPEPEVALPAASAADEVSADFATTGLSVRGHPMALVRPGLGGDRIRTARELGRLPDRAPVEVAGLVIVRQRPETARGIVFVSLEDETGIANLVVMPDVYERFRPVVRGAPFLLARGRVERSGKVVNVRVDSVAPLALAPSMGARARDFH from the coding sequence ATGTCCCACGCTCCCCGCTACGCCGAGCTCCGCTGCAAGTCCTGCTTCTCCTTCCTGGAGGGCGCGAGCCACCCCGAGGAGCTGGTGGGGCGCGCGGCCGAGCTCGGGCTGTCGGCCCTCGCGCTCGCCGACGTGAACGGGCTGTACGGCATCGTCCGGGCGCACGCCGAGGCGAAGCGCCAGGGGCTCCCGCTCATCGTGGGCGCGGAGCTGGTGGTCGCCGGCCTCGCGCCGGGGCGGCCGGCGCGGCTGGTGCTGCTCGCCCAGGATCGCGAGGGCTACGCGGGGCTGTGCCGGCTGGTGACGCGGGCGCACTGCGGCGAGGGCTGGACCGGCGCGCCGGAGCGCCGCGAGCGGGACGCGGTCGCGGTGCCCTTCGAGGCGGTCGCGGCCGGCGCGCGAGGGCTGTTCGCGCTGTACCCGGGCGCCGACGGCGACGCGGTCGCGCGGCTGAAGGACGCGTTCGGCCGCCGGGCGGCGCTCGCGGTGACGCGGCACCGGGTGGCCGGGGAGGAGGCGCGCGTGCTCGCCGCCCGGTCCGCGGGGCGGCGGCTCGGGGTGCCGGTGGCGGTGACGAACGACGTCCACACCCACGCGCGCGCCCGGCAGGTCCTGCAGGACGTGCTCACCTGCGTGCGCCACGGCACCACCGTGGACCGGGCCGGGCGGCGGCTGTTCCCGAACGCCGAGCGGACGCTGAAGGGTCCCGAGGAGCTGGCGCGGCTGTGGAGCGACTTCCCCGAGGGGCTCGCGGCCGCGGCCGACATCGCCGACCAGTGCCGCTTCCGCATGGAGGAGATCCGCGGCGAGCACCCGCTGCCGCCGGTGGTGGTGGAGCGCGGCGCGCTCGCCGGCGGCGTCGAGGTCGCGACCTCCAGCCCGGCGCAGGCGGCGCGGGAGGGCGCGCGGACCGCCACGCCGAGCCTCTCGCTCCGGGCCTCGCTCCCGGCGGAGCGCCCGGCCGCACCCGAGCCCGAGGGCCCCGCCGCCTCCGCGCCCGAGGGCCCCGCCAGCTCCGAGCCCGGCGAGCCCGGCCTCGCGGGCGCGGGCGGTGGCACGGGCGCTGCCGCGGGCACGGACCGGGACGGCGCGCTCGCCGGGATGTCGCTGCTGCGCGAGCTGGTGCGCGAGGGCGCGCGCTGGCGCTACGGCGGCGAGCCGCCGGAGGACGTGGCCCGGCAGCTCGCCCGCGAGCTCGACCTCGTCGAGTCGCTCGGGTACGCGAGCTACTTCCTCACGGTGTGGGACGTGGTCCGGTTCGCTCGCTCGCGCGGCATCCTCTGCCAGGGGCGCGGCAGCGCGGCCAACTCCGCGGTTTGCTACGTGCTCGGCATCACCTCGATCGATCCGGTGCGCATGGGGCTCCTGTTCGAGCGGTTCATCTCCGCCGAGCGCGGCGAGCCGCCCGACATCGACGTGGACTTCGAGCACGAGCGGCGCGAGGAGGTGCTCCAGTACGTGTACCAGCGGTACGGCCGCGACCGCGCCGGCATGGTCTGCGAGGTGATCACCTACCGCGGCAAGTCGGCGCTCCGCGACGTGGGGAAGGCGCTCGGGCTCTCGCTCGGCCAGGTGGACCGGCTCGCGAAGCTCATCGGCACCTACGAGGACCTGGGGCAGGTGGGGCCCGAGCTCCTCGCCCAGGCCGGCCTCGACGCGGCGGACTCGGAGCGGGTGCGGATGACGCTCGCGCTCGCGCGCGAGCTGCAGGGCTTCCCGCGCCACCTCTCCATCCACGTGGGCGGCTTCGTCATCACGCGGCGGCCGCTCTGCGAGACGGTGCCCATCGAGCCCGCCGCCATGCCCGGCCGCACCATCGTCCAGTGGGACAAGGACGACCTCTCCGAGCTGGACCTGCTCAAGGTGGACCTGCTCGGCCTGGGCATGCTCACCGCGCTCTCCCGGGCGCTGGCGCTGCTCGCGCGCCACCGGCCGGCACCGGCCTCGCCCACCGCGGTGCCGCACCCCGACGCGCTCGCCACCATCCCGGCAGAGGACCCCGAGGTGTACGAGATGCTCGGGCGCGCCGACTCCATCGGCGTGTTCCAGGTCGAGTCGCGGGCGCAGATGTCGCTCGCCCCCCGCCTGCGCCCGCGCAACTTCTACGACCTCGTCATCTCGGTCGCGATCATCCGGCCCGGGCCGATCCAGGGCGGCATGATCCACCCCTACCTGCGCCGCCGCGACGGCAAGGAGCAGGTCCGCTACCCGTACGCGCCGCTCGAGCCGGTGCTGGCCCGCACCCTCGGCGTCCCGCTGTTCCAGGAGCAGGCCATGCGCCTCGCGGTGATCGCGGCGGGGTTCACGCCCGGCGAGGCGGACGAGCTGCGGCGGGTGATGACGCACCGCCGCTCGCACGAGAAGCTCGCCGCCATGAAGGCGCGCCTCGTGGCCGGGATGGCGGAGCGGGGCATCTCCGGCGCGGACGCGGAGGAGATCTTCAAGCAGCTGCTCGGGTTCGCCGGGTACGGCTTCCCGGAGTCGCACGCGGCCTCGTTCGCGCTGCTGGTCTACGCCTCGGCCTGGCTGAAGCGCTACCACCCGGCCGCGTTCGCCTGCGCGCTCCTGAACAGCCAGCCCATGGGGTTCTACGCGCCGCACACGCTGGTGGAGGACGCGAAGCGGCACGGCGTGGAGGTGCGCGGGGTGGACGTCGGCTGCAGCGGCTGGGAGAGCAGCCTGGAGGGCGCGGCGCCCGGGCGGCCGGCCGCGCCGGGGGAGACGGCGGTGCTGCGCGTGGGGCTGCACGCCGTCCGCGGCCTCCCGCGCGCGGTGGGCGAGGCCATCCTCGAGGCGCGGGCAGCCGGGCCGTTCGGCTCGGTGGCGGAGCTGGTCCGCCGCGCCCGGCTCTCCCGCGCCTGGCTGGTGCGGCTGGCGGAGGCGGGCGCGCTCGGCGCGCTCGCGCCCGATCGGCGGGACGCGGTGTGGCGCAGCCTGGCGGTGGAGGCCGACGGCGGCGACCTGTTCGCGGGCCTGGCGCCGCCGGAGCCCGAGGTGGCGCTCCCCGCGGCCTCGGCCGCCGACGAGGTCTCGGCCGACTTCGCCACCACGGGCCTGTCGGTGCGCGGCCACCCCATGGCGCTGGTGCGGCCCGGGCTGGGCGGCGACCGGATCCGCACCGCCCGCGAGCTGGGGCGGCTCCCGGATCGCGCGCCGGTCGAGGTGGCGGGGCTGGTCATCGTCCGGCAGCGGCCGGAGACGGCCCGCGGCATCGTCTTCGTGAGCCTGGAGGACGAGACCGGGATCGCGAACCTGGTGGTGATGCCCGACGTGTACGAGCGCTTCCGGCCGGTGGTCCGCGGGGCGCCGTTCCTGCTGGCGCGCGGGCGGGTGGAGCGGAGCGGGAAGGTGGTGAACGTGCGGGTGGACTCGGTGGCCCCGCTCGCGCTCGCCCCCTCCATGGGCGCGCGCGCCCGGGACTTCCACTGA
- the trxA gene encoding thioredoxin: protein MAHATVEITSQNFKDVVEKDGIVLIDWWATWCGPCRSFGPTYEKVAGKHPDLTFGKVNTEEQQELAAAFDIRSIPTLMILRDKVLLFSQAGALPEAALEDLIRQVRALDMDKVRADVAAQEAEAAKRSSASA, encoded by the coding sequence ATGGCGCACGCGACGGTCGAGATCACCTCGCAGAACTTCAAGGACGTCGTCGAGAAGGACGGCATCGTCCTCATCGACTGGTGGGCCACCTGGTGCGGCCCGTGCCGGTCGTTCGGCCCCACGTACGAGAAGGTCGCGGGCAAGCACCCGGACCTCACCTTCGGGAAGGTGAACACCGAGGAGCAGCAGGAGCTCGCGGCGGCGTTCGACATCCGGTCGATCCCCACGCTGATGATCCTGCGCGACAAGGTGCTGCTCTTCTCGCAGGCCGGCGCGCTGCCCGAGGCCGCGCTGGAGGACCTCATCCGCCAGGTGCGCGCGCTCGACATGGACAAGGTCCGCGCCGACGTCGCCGCGCAGGAGGCGGAGGCGGCGAAGCGCAGCAGCGCCTCGGCCTGA
- the lepB gene encoding signal peptidase I, protein MADAARLARARRDALRFARDARRLAARHRRALGDARGAVDAAAAEVTAAARGGEPDALSAALRRLDALWEEHLAARVKPWWREYAESIALAVVLALLVRAFVLDAFRIPSGSMVPTLVVGDYIFVSKVAYAVRLPFTHLRLVETGAPRRGDVIVFENPRDPSSDYVKRVVGVAGDVIEIREQVLYVNGVPQPRAAAGEYAYAERSPSTGEPLAERCRRYREALAKGPILPPRGDLPGDAESSWQAAAADGVASYDVLQCRRARLASREGPFEVVRPGHVFVMGDNRDLSADSRGMGGWQVPVGHIRGRAALVFWSWGDGGLWPRGAGGLRLDRLFKPID, encoded by the coding sequence GTGGCGGACGCCGCCCGCCTGGCGCGCGCGCGCCGCGACGCGCTCCGCTTCGCGCGCGACGCCCGCCGGCTGGCCGCCCGGCACCGCCGCGCCCTGGGCGACGCGCGCGGCGCGGTGGACGCGGCCGCCGCCGAGGTGACCGCCGCGGCGCGGGGCGGGGAGCCGGACGCGCTCTCCGCCGCGCTCCGCAGGCTGGACGCGCTCTGGGAGGAGCACCTCGCGGCGCGGGTCAAGCCCTGGTGGCGCGAGTACGCGGAGTCCATCGCGCTCGCGGTGGTGCTGGCGCTCCTGGTCCGCGCGTTCGTGCTCGACGCGTTCCGGATCCCGTCCGGCTCGATGGTCCCGACGCTGGTGGTGGGCGACTACATCTTCGTCTCCAAGGTCGCCTACGCGGTGCGGCTCCCGTTCACGCACCTCCGCCTGGTCGAGACCGGCGCGCCGCGGCGCGGCGACGTCATCGTGTTCGAGAACCCGCGCGACCCGAGCAGCGACTACGTGAAGCGGGTGGTGGGCGTCGCCGGCGACGTCATCGAGATCCGCGAGCAGGTGCTCTACGTCAACGGCGTGCCGCAGCCGCGCGCGGCCGCCGGCGAGTACGCCTACGCCGAGCGGAGCCCATCCACCGGGGAGCCGCTGGCGGAGCGCTGCCGCCGCTACCGCGAGGCGCTCGCCAAGGGGCCCATCCTCCCGCCCCGGGGCGATCTCCCCGGCGACGCCGAGTCGAGCTGGCAGGCGGCCGCCGCCGACGGGGTGGCGAGCTACGACGTGCTCCAGTGCCGGCGGGCGCGCCTCGCCTCGCGCGAGGGGCCGTTCGAGGTGGTCCGCCCCGGGCACGTGTTCGTGATGGGCGACAACCGCGATCTCTCGGCCGACAGCCGGGGGATGGGCGGGTGGCAGGTCCCCGTGGGCCACATCCGCGGCCGCGCCGCGCTGGTCTTCTGGAGCTGGGGGGACGGGGGCCTGTGGCCGCGGGGCGCAGGAGGCCTCCGGCTCGACCGGCTTTTCAAACCCATCGACTAG